The following coding sequences lie in one Oncorhynchus kisutch isolate 150728-3 linkage group LG17, Okis_V2, whole genome shotgun sequence genomic window:
- the LOC109887935 gene encoding NADH dehydrogenase [ubiquinone] 1 beta subcomplex subunit 11, mitochondrial-like, which translates to MTTIFLKSLQNRDYHGFSQDPVVDEWNMRMAFFFGISMAIVVGGTFIHYLPDHGMRQWARREAERLITQREAAGLPLMEENYYDPSKIVLPGAGEE; encoded by the exons ATGACAACAATCTTTCTCAAATCTCTACAGAATCGAGATTATCATGGGTTCTCTCAGGATCCTGTCGTTGACGAGTGGAACATGAGGATGGCCTTCTTCTTTGGCATCTCTATGGCTATTGTGGTTGGGGGTACCTTCATCCACTATTTGCCAGACCATGG TATGAGGCAGTGGGCCAGGAGGGAAGCAGAAAGGTTGATTACACAGAGGGAGGCTGCAGGCCTTCCTCTTATGGAGGAGAACTACTATGACCCAAGCAAGATTGTGCTACCAGGAGCCGGAGAAGAGTAG